The following are from one region of the Actinoplanes sp. L3-i22 genome:
- a CDS encoding DUF2397 domain-containing protein: MTSQPDDDAPAAGFAEATPDTSAHRKLFSYLTADAADDYIAIMRLFSGTLLNDLSAAEVAAQLADRGVALDPDQAEDRCKQLVAWGNLVRSVRETRVPTVAAYHRSRSRFQVSKLGGRLHREAEEILRAVDGVQEVARELLARIVESLGQILRQAADVHRPVDSEALAGAVTSVFTDHRVFTESVTDFYAYLAGVLTRYDLASEEYAQFKDLLLDYVDLIGADVNRNAPEIRRRLLLLLELIDPVLDNLPTAAALENGLVAVERLPGRTRVEWEQLAVWYGAGEVASGPDQLRAAARQALGQLIINARRMLTASGTGLSRRADLLKLASWFRAADSDTAHRLYDAAFGSYPARHLLIGPEEADPSAGPNTSWWDSTPVDVPVSLRERGDRTPRGRNARVPDPGADAQHLLERARRRSEARRAAAAELIAAGTLHRSRLSRAARELLLDKLSGLVAAVSLAGTAAEDRDHDLDLLLRATPAGGAATIITGDDGTVTIQDVLLAAMPLRDAVGPAGERVPA; the protein is encoded by the coding sequence ATGACAAGCCAGCCGGACGACGACGCGCCCGCGGCGGGGTTCGCCGAGGCCACGCCGGACACGTCGGCGCACCGCAAGCTGTTCAGCTACCTGACCGCCGATGCCGCGGACGACTACATCGCGATCATGCGGCTGTTCAGCGGCACGCTGCTCAACGATCTCTCGGCCGCCGAGGTCGCCGCCCAGCTCGCGGACCGTGGCGTCGCCCTGGATCCGGATCAGGCCGAGGACCGCTGCAAACAGCTCGTGGCGTGGGGCAACCTGGTGCGATCGGTACGGGAGACCCGGGTGCCGACCGTCGCCGCGTACCACCGATCTCGCTCTCGTTTTCAGGTGTCGAAGCTGGGCGGCCGACTGCACCGGGAGGCCGAGGAGATCCTCCGGGCGGTCGACGGTGTGCAGGAGGTGGCCCGGGAGCTGCTGGCCCGGATCGTCGAGAGCCTCGGCCAGATCCTGCGGCAGGCCGCCGACGTCCACCGGCCCGTCGACTCCGAGGCCCTGGCCGGCGCCGTGACAAGCGTTTTCACCGACCATCGGGTCTTCACCGAGTCGGTCACCGACTTCTACGCCTACCTCGCCGGCGTGCTGACCCGCTATGACCTCGCCAGCGAGGAGTACGCCCAGTTCAAGGACCTGCTGCTCGACTACGTCGACCTCATCGGCGCGGACGTCAACCGGAACGCACCGGAGATCCGGCGGCGGCTGCTTCTGCTGCTCGAACTGATCGACCCGGTGCTGGACAACCTGCCGACGGCGGCGGCGCTCGAGAACGGGCTCGTCGCGGTGGAGCGGCTGCCGGGTCGGACCCGGGTGGAGTGGGAGCAGCTCGCGGTCTGGTACGGCGCCGGTGAGGTCGCCTCGGGCCCGGATCAGCTGCGCGCGGCCGCCCGGCAGGCGCTCGGTCAGCTCATCATCAACGCGCGGAGGATGCTGACGGCTTCCGGGACCGGGCTGTCGCGGCGTGCCGATCTTCTGAAGCTGGCCTCGTGGTTCCGGGCCGCCGACAGCGACACCGCGCATCGGCTCTACGACGCGGCGTTCGGCAGCTATCCCGCACGTCACCTGCTCATCGGCCCGGAGGAGGCGGATCCGTCCGCCGGCCCGAACACGTCCTGGTGGGACAGCACCCCGGTGGACGTGCCGGTGTCGCTGCGCGAGCGCGGGGACCGTACGCCTCGTGGTCGCAACGCCCGCGTACCGGATCCCGGCGCCGATGCCCAGCACCTGCTGGAACGAGCGCGCCGCCGCAGCGAAGCGAGGCGCGCCGCCGCGGCCGAGCTGATCGCGGCGGGCACGCTGCACCGCAGCCGCCTGAGCCGGGCCGCCCGCGAGCTGCTGCTGGACAAGTTGTCCGGGCTGGTCGCGGCGGTTTCCCTCGCGGGCACGGCCGCCGAGGACCGGGACCACGACCTGGATCTCCTGCTGCGGGCGACACCCGCCGGCGGAGCGGCGACGATCATCACGGGTGACGATGGAACGGTCACCATCCAGGACGTGCTGCTCGCGGCCATGCCGTTGCGGGACGCCGTCGGACCGGCCGGCGAACGGGTGCCCGCGTGA
- a CDS encoding serine/threonine-protein kinase: MSGWQLSGYTPVRPLGAGASGSVVLATHDATGTPVAIKYLIRDLGDDPSFRAAFRREARLLGEIDDPYVSRLYEYVESADGAAIVMELVNGVSLRHMLREHGPTTPEAALCVLKGSLAGLAAAHTHGVVHRDYKPENVLVTGDGQSKLADFGIAAPVGQGADTVVSGTPRYMAPEQWTGAPATPACDIYAATATFFECLTGKPPYDGANIFALHDQHANAPIPTDPAPAPVHDLLRYGMAKQPTDRPQHALAFLDILERVAGTAYGPGWEDRGLRELARRAALLALLWPFPEGSGGATSLATTSLGDTTPGRSGGSGGSRKKTVLAGSALVAVLLAGLAGYHYAAAAETPVLAGGQASPVAADPVVATAPSGVLPATSPAVTTSPTSPADPGSTPSPSSSTSPTPTKPTPTKSSPSPSTSTSPTPPPDTTAPTVGTVSARGTALEAENCQYGTRTSTISVTVTDDVSGPGELKVSFSYTLGGTTSTVAMDSVGRGVFRGTLGPLPMPRSATRVPVSAVAVDAAGNSGRSASPVYVTLDNICTPG, from the coding sequence ATGAGCGGCTGGCAGCTGTCCGGCTACACGCCTGTTCGTCCGCTCGGCGCCGGCGCGTCGGGCAGCGTCGTCCTCGCCACCCACGACGCGACCGGCACCCCGGTCGCGATCAAATATCTGATCCGCGATCTCGGCGACGACCCCTCGTTCCGGGCCGCTTTCCGGCGCGAGGCGCGGCTGCTCGGCGAGATCGACGATCCGTACGTGTCCCGGCTGTACGAGTACGTCGAGTCGGCCGACGGCGCGGCGATCGTGATGGAGCTGGTCAACGGGGTCTCGCTGCGGCACATGCTGCGCGAGCACGGCCCGACCACCCCCGAGGCGGCGCTCTGCGTGCTGAAGGGCTCCCTCGCCGGGCTGGCCGCGGCGCACACCCACGGCGTCGTGCACCGCGACTACAAGCCGGAGAACGTGCTGGTGACCGGGGACGGGCAGAGCAAGCTCGCCGACTTCGGCATCGCCGCGCCGGTCGGTCAGGGCGCCGACACCGTCGTCTCCGGCACACCCCGCTACATGGCCCCCGAGCAGTGGACGGGGGCGCCGGCCACGCCCGCCTGCGACATCTACGCCGCCACCGCCACCTTCTTCGAGTGCCTCACCGGCAAGCCGCCGTACGACGGGGCGAACATCTTCGCCCTGCACGACCAGCACGCCAACGCGCCCATCCCGACCGATCCGGCTCCGGCCCCGGTGCACGACCTGCTCCGGTACGGCATGGCCAAGCAGCCCACCGACCGGCCGCAGCACGCGCTCGCCTTCCTCGACATCCTGGAGCGGGTGGCCGGCACCGCGTACGGCCCGGGCTGGGAGGACCGCGGGCTGCGCGAGCTGGCGCGCCGGGCGGCCCTGCTCGCCCTGCTGTGGCCGTTCCCCGAGGGCAGCGGGGGCGCCACCAGCCTCGCCACCACCTCGCTCGGCGACACCACGCCGGGCCGTTCCGGCGGTTCGGGCGGCAGTCGCAAGAAGACCGTGCTGGCCGGCAGCGCCCTCGTCGCGGTCCTGCTGGCCGGCCTGGCGGGATACCACTACGCCGCCGCGGCCGAGACCCCGGTCCTCGCCGGTGGCCAGGCCAGTCCCGTCGCCGCCGATCCGGTGGTGGCCACAGCGCCCAGTGGGGTCCTCCCGGCCACCTCGCCGGCCGTGACCACCAGCCCGACGTCGCCGGCGGACCCGGGCAGCACGCCCAGTCCGTCCTCGTCCACCTCGCCCACGCCCACCAAGCCCACGCCCACCAAGTCCTCGCCGAGCCCGTCGACCAGCACCTCGCCGACACCCCCGCCGGACACCACCGCCCCCACCGTCGGGACGGTCAGCGCGCGCGGGACGGCCCTGGAGGCGGAGAACTGCCAGTACGGCACCCGCACCAGCACCATCTCGGTGACCGTCACCGACGATGTGAGCGGCCCGGGCGAGTTGAAGGTCAGCTTCAGCTACACCCTGGGCGGCACCACCTCGACCGTGGCGATGGACTCGGTCGGCCGGGGTGTCTTCCGGGGAACGCTCGGCCCGCTGCCGATGCCGAGGTCGGCCACCCGCGTCCCGGTCTCCGCGGTCGCCGTCGACGCGGCCGGCAACTCGGGCCGATCGGCGTCACCGGTGTACGTCACCCTCGACAACATCTGCACCCCCGGTTAG
- a CDS encoding TIGR02678 family protein encodes MIPSATGTDSQASRDRRAAARALLAHPMLTAAHSEDLALVRLHAPALRSMFKSTLDYHLVVESTFARLVKGPVSADAPPRPARRPDSIAFTPATYALLSLLCAALLVPGTGEQILISALIEQVRSDAATIGVPVGDTLPERRALVTAIGQLITWGVLTETDGTAGGWGERRDEALLTIHRAVLPHVLARSLSGFDHADDLLAPDPGLADQPRRSLRRKLIENPLVRREDLTDGERDVLSRERSELTRVLAENFGLALEVRSEGALAYDLGGDVTDVAFPGNGRMKQVALLLVGELIERWTAAAGPVVVPWEQVDVVLTELTARHARIWGDEQPANLRADVVALLGEVGLARTTETELVLHPAAARYRPRPRTAPPTRAARRLAGQLELEIP; translated from the coding sequence GTGATCCCGTCGGCCACCGGCACCGATTCACAGGCGTCGCGTGATCGCCGTGCGGCGGCCCGGGCTCTGCTCGCGCATCCCATGCTGACCGCGGCGCACAGCGAAGACCTTGCTCTGGTACGGCTGCACGCGCCGGCGCTGCGTTCGATGTTCAAGTCCACGCTCGACTATCACCTCGTCGTCGAGTCGACCTTCGCGCGGCTGGTCAAGGGGCCGGTCAGCGCCGATGCCCCGCCGAGGCCCGCGCGCCGGCCGGACAGCATCGCGTTCACCCCGGCCACCTACGCGCTGCTGTCGTTGCTGTGCGCGGCGCTGCTCGTGCCCGGGACGGGCGAGCAGATCCTGATCTCGGCGCTGATCGAGCAGGTCCGTTCGGACGCGGCCACCATCGGCGTACCGGTGGGGGACACCCTGCCGGAGCGGCGGGCCCTGGTGACCGCGATCGGGCAGCTGATCACCTGGGGCGTGCTGACCGAGACCGACGGCACCGCCGGCGGCTGGGGTGAACGCCGGGACGAGGCGCTGCTGACCATTCACCGGGCGGTCCTGCCGCACGTGCTCGCCCGGTCGTTGTCCGGGTTCGATCACGCCGACGACCTGCTGGCGCCCGACCCCGGCCTCGCTGACCAGCCTCGCCGTTCGCTGCGGCGCAAGCTGATCGAAAATCCTTTGGTACGCCGTGAGGACCTGACCGACGGCGAACGTGACGTGCTGTCGAGAGAACGCAGCGAACTGACCCGGGTTCTGGCGGAGAACTTCGGCCTCGCCCTCGAGGTTCGTTCCGAGGGCGCGCTCGCGTACGACCTCGGCGGTGACGTCACGGACGTGGCCTTCCCGGGCAACGGCCGGATGAAGCAGGTGGCCCTGCTGCTGGTGGGCGAGTTGATCGAGCGGTGGACCGCGGCGGCCGGCCCCGTCGTCGTCCCCTGGGAGCAGGTCGACGTCGTGCTGACCGAGCTCACCGCCAGGCACGCCCGGATCTGGGGTGACGAACAGCCGGCCAACCTGCGTGCCGACGTCGTCGCCCTGCTCGGCGAGGTCGGTCTGGCCCGCACCACCGAGACGGAACTGGTGCTGCATCCGGCGGCCGCCCGCTACCGGCCGCGGCCCCGCACCGCACCGCCGACCCGCGCGGCCCGCCGCCTGGCCGGCCAGCTCGAACTGGAGATCCCGTGA
- a CDS encoding TIGR02680 family protein produces MTDLFDQTPLRQNPHRWRLSRAGFVNVWHYYENTFDISGGRLILRGTNGSGKSRALEMLLPFLLDADRRNMGTGSSVRMEDLMSAGAGDQGNRLGYMWLELCQNPGPDGAETRYLTLGALVRFTISTKEAKVWYFSTPLRVGSELPLLGADRQALSRRDLADLVTEERITDVPEKHRERVRAEVFGLTGQLGKERFDGLTKLLHTLRSPDVGNRIEEGRLPAILADALPPLSEDALTDAGQQLDGLTSTRDDQLRLEAAREQVRTFLDAYRKYVTGVLASSLQGLRSDAVRARAGAAEAAGLDDAAGRKEQELSARKSEFEMLESEQETLGVRLAGLRDSDAYRSGQELRQLTTVVESRAGEADTALRAADDLRRAEKDKVTDADVRADDVEQTVAGLSVTLVRVRERLAAVGLTDPQLPAEIRADRRPGSASSRVVRTDRDGEPEVLTQPVPDVVTLVPADLAGLTERVTRAGAAGRSRAGQAGNRAADAQALSAARRKVDRAADDAASAEQRADDAAEASRQAVEQRDRSAFALADGWRAWIADPATAELFGTVDWSAHPILGVLLADRSALCDDGGDLDLRELDRAADDTVAVATSAVAAALSRLDVEDGAARQVAVRLENERTELRSARDPEPEQPTWVTGSDGVPMWRCVDFSGAIDDESRAGIEAALIASGLLTATVDGAGRLAAPAGHLLVTPHDPHVRTPLSAVLTVDPASPLPAEAVLSVLNRIGFGDDDATTWIRADGSWANGALRGRHHVPVARHIGAAARAAARAVRLAAIDAELAELAEARRGRRQQRDELLASGARIRDWGRAVPSSVELVQARSLATDKLREEGRWRSQAAELRRLADDLNRAWAVQDRDHRRACSDFGLPADEESLRALQSRAQDAARGCAEAVEKAGVVEQAITRHEQTAARIAEVAGRRDTAEGEAARACQTWQNALTRLRTLRESVGIAAAEVHRQVTDTERLLAKVVDGLRDTRKAIDGLNWAAGKARSDAQTAAGTAERLRLDLGDRVTAVRNQFDQPGVIATAFPSAPDELLDDPVPAAVERQVGVLLAALRRGRTDENSLLRAQQVFEREISGSYDVSATVAAGIKLFELVDAEGRRPLAQAADEIDRRCERGRAALTEREHAVFHRFVLGEVGEELRRRLAQADKLIKAMNASLRSIRTSHGIGVRLTWKLADETGADIARIKALVSTAAAVRDAVQDDELTDLLTARVAAEAVKEPSAGYAVHLRSALDYRAWHTVEVIITGPEEGRERRISRRAKLSQGETRFVSYVTLFAAVDAYLTGLENTTTALRLILLDDAFAKVDDATVAELLGLLVRLDVDFAMTGHALWGCVPQVPALDIYEICREEGTPAATAHVHWDGRTRHFLRAA; encoded by the coding sequence GTGACCGACCTGTTCGACCAGACCCCACTGCGGCAGAACCCGCACCGGTGGCGCCTTTCGCGAGCGGGCTTCGTCAACGTGTGGCACTACTACGAGAACACCTTCGACATCTCCGGTGGCCGGTTGATCCTGCGCGGCACCAACGGCTCCGGCAAGTCCCGCGCCCTGGAGATGCTGCTCCCGTTCCTGCTCGACGCGGATCGGCGCAACATGGGCACCGGCTCGTCGGTCCGGATGGAGGACCTGATGAGCGCGGGCGCCGGCGATCAGGGCAACCGGCTCGGATACATGTGGCTCGAACTGTGCCAGAACCCCGGGCCCGACGGCGCCGAGACCCGCTACCTGACGCTGGGTGCCCTGGTGCGGTTCACGATCAGCACCAAGGAAGCGAAGGTCTGGTACTTCAGTACGCCACTGCGGGTCGGCTCGGAGTTGCCGCTGCTGGGGGCCGACCGGCAGGCGCTGTCGCGGCGTGACCTCGCCGACCTCGTCACCGAGGAACGCATCACCGACGTGCCGGAGAAACATCGGGAACGGGTCCGGGCCGAGGTTTTCGGACTGACCGGTCAGCTCGGCAAGGAACGCTTCGACGGGCTGACCAAACTCCTGCACACCCTGCGCTCACCCGACGTCGGGAACCGCATCGAGGAGGGCCGGCTGCCGGCGATCCTCGCCGACGCGCTCCCGCCGCTCTCCGAGGACGCGCTGACCGACGCGGGCCAGCAGCTCGACGGTCTCACCAGCACCCGGGACGACCAGTTGCGGCTGGAAGCCGCCCGCGAACAGGTCCGCACGTTCCTCGACGCCTATCGCAAGTACGTCACCGGGGTGCTCGCGTCGTCGCTTCAGGGCCTGCGCTCCGACGCGGTCCGGGCCAGGGCGGGCGCGGCGGAGGCAGCCGGGCTCGACGACGCGGCCGGGCGGAAGGAGCAGGAGCTGTCCGCGCGGAAGAGCGAGTTCGAGATGCTGGAGAGCGAGCAGGAGACGCTGGGCGTGCGCCTGGCCGGCCTGCGCGATTCCGACGCCTACCGCAGTGGCCAGGAGCTGCGGCAACTCACCACCGTGGTGGAGTCCCGCGCGGGGGAGGCGGACACCGCTCTCCGCGCGGCGGACGACCTGCGGCGTGCCGAGAAAGACAAGGTCACTGACGCCGACGTACGGGCCGACGACGTGGAGCAGACGGTCGCCGGCCTTTCCGTGACGCTGGTGCGGGTGCGGGAGCGACTCGCCGCCGTAGGGCTCACCGATCCGCAGTTGCCGGCCGAGATCCGTGCCGATCGGCGCCCGGGATCCGCTTCCAGCCGAGTGGTCCGGACCGATCGCGACGGCGAGCCGGAGGTCCTGACACAGCCGGTGCCCGACGTCGTGACCCTGGTCCCCGCCGACCTGGCCGGCCTCACCGAGCGGGTGACCCGGGCCGGTGCGGCCGGGCGCAGCCGGGCGGGCCAGGCCGGGAACCGTGCTGCCGACGCCCAGGCGCTGTCCGCGGCCCGGCGGAAGGTGGACCGGGCCGCGGACGACGCGGCCAGCGCCGAGCAGCGGGCCGACGACGCCGCCGAGGCGAGCCGGCAGGCTGTCGAACAGCGTGACCGGTCCGCGTTCGCGCTGGCCGACGGCTGGCGCGCCTGGATCGCCGACCCGGCCACCGCTGAACTGTTCGGGACCGTCGACTGGTCCGCTCATCCGATTCTCGGTGTCCTGCTCGCCGACCGGTCGGCGCTGTGCGATGACGGCGGTGACCTCGATCTGCGGGAGTTGGATCGGGCCGCGGACGACACCGTCGCCGTCGCCACGTCAGCCGTGGCCGCCGCGCTGAGCCGCCTCGACGTCGAGGACGGGGCCGCCCGGCAGGTGGCCGTCCGACTGGAGAACGAACGAACCGAGCTCCGTTCCGCCCGCGATCCCGAACCGGAGCAGCCCACCTGGGTGACCGGGTCCGACGGCGTACCGATGTGGCGGTGTGTGGATTTTTCCGGCGCGATCGATGACGAGAGCCGAGCCGGTATCGAAGCCGCGCTCATCGCCTCCGGCCTGCTGACCGCGACAGTCGACGGCGCCGGCCGGCTCGCGGCGCCGGCCGGGCATCTCCTCGTGACGCCGCATGACCCGCACGTGCGTACCCCGTTGAGTGCCGTGCTCACCGTCGATCCGGCCAGTCCGCTACCCGCCGAAGCGGTTCTGAGCGTGCTGAACCGGATCGGGTTCGGTGACGACGATGCCACCACGTGGATCAGGGCCGACGGCAGCTGGGCCAACGGCGCCCTCCGCGGCCGGCACCACGTCCCGGTGGCCCGGCACATCGGTGCGGCCGCCCGGGCCGCCGCGCGCGCCGTACGTCTGGCCGCCATCGACGCCGAACTGGCCGAGCTGGCCGAGGCTCGCCGCGGGCGCCGGCAGCAACGCGACGAACTGCTCGCCAGCGGCGCCCGGATCCGCGACTGGGGTCGCGCGGTTCCGTCCTCCGTCGAACTTGTCCAGGCGCGGTCCCTTGCGACGGACAAGCTCCGCGAGGAGGGCCGGTGGCGGTCGCAGGCCGCAGAGCTGCGAAGGCTGGCCGACGACCTGAACCGGGCCTGGGCCGTTCAGGACCGTGACCATCGCCGGGCGTGTTCCGATTTCGGCCTGCCCGCCGACGAGGAATCCCTGCGTGCGCTCCAGTCGAGGGCGCAGGACGCGGCGCGCGGTTGCGCTGAGGCGGTGGAGAAGGCCGGCGTCGTCGAGCAGGCGATCACCCGCCACGAGCAGACAGCCGCCCGGATCGCCGAGGTGGCCGGTCGCCGCGACACCGCGGAAGGCGAGGCCGCGCGGGCGTGCCAGACCTGGCAGAACGCCCTGACCAGACTCCGGACCCTCCGGGAGTCGGTCGGCATCGCCGCTGCCGAGGTCCATCGGCAGGTCACCGACACCGAGAGACTTCTCGCCAAGGTCGTCGACGGGTTGCGGGACACCCGGAAGGCGATCGACGGACTCAACTGGGCAGCGGGCAAGGCCAGATCCGACGCCCAGACCGCCGCGGGCACCGCCGAGCGGCTCCGCCTCGACCTCGGCGACCGGGTGACCGCGGTCCGGAACCAGTTCGACCAGCCCGGGGTCATCGCCACGGCCTTCCCGTCCGCGCCGGACGAGCTGCTCGACGACCCGGTCCCGGCGGCCGTCGAGAGGCAGGTCGGGGTGCTGCTCGCCGCGCTGCGCCGCGGACGTACCGACGAGAACAGCCTCCTGCGCGCTCAGCAGGTCTTCGAACGGGAGATCTCCGGCAGCTACGACGTGTCCGCGACCGTTGCCGCCGGCATCAAGCTCTTCGAGCTGGTCGACGCCGAGGGCCGCCGGCCGCTCGCCCAGGCGGCCGACGAGATCGACCGCCGGTGCGAGCGGGGCCGGGCCGCACTCACCGAACGCGAACACGCGGTCTTCCACCGGTTCGTCCTGGGCGAGGTCGGCGAGGAGCTGCGGCGGCGGCTCGCCCAGGCCGACAAGCTGATCAAGGCGATGAACGCCAGCCTCCGGTCGATCAGAACCAGCCACGGCATCGGGGTACGACTGACCTGGAAGCTGGCCGACGAGACCGGCGCCGACATCGCCCGCATCAAGGCGCTGGTCAGTACCGCCGCCGCGGTCCGCGATGCGGTCCAGGACGACGAACTGACCGACCTGCTCACCGCCCGGGTCGCGGCCGAGGCGGTCAAGGAACCGAGCGCCGGCTACGCCGTCCACCTGCGCTCCGCCCTGGACTATCGGGCCTGGCACACCGTTGAAGTGATCATCACCGGCCCGGAGGAGGGTCGTGAACGGCGGATCAGCCGCCGGGCCAAGCTGTCGCAGGGCGAGACCAGGTTCGTTTCGTACGTGACCCTGTTCGCCGCCGTGGACGCGTACCTGACCGGCCTGGAGAACACCACGACCGCCTTGCGTCTGATCCTGCTCGACGACGCGTTCGCCAAGGTCGACGACGCGACGGTCGCCGAACTGCTCGGTCTCCTGGTCCGCCTCGACGTGGATTTCGCCATGACCGGCCACGCGCTCTGGGGCTGTGTTCCCCAGGTGCCCGCCCTGGACATCTACGAGATCTGCCGCGAGGAAGGCACCCCCGCGGCGACCGCCCATGTGCACTGGGACGGCCGCACCCGGCACTTCCTGCGGGCCGCATGA
- a CDS encoding TIGR02679 family protein — protein MTGNPTGLPPSLRAYLSIASLDPVWTAARARLERNGRQPTGTITAVVDDVAADHLSGLLGRPVAAGATRIKLADLDTVLRTSKAGRGIVSVLEDLQGRPVIDRRALRDQSQIEWAEVWQRLDAALYDAGLAGAPWAPKWIADLRRTGILTRAGAHAAGQALEQAVAGLALLLVPASSSGRAWELAALASQVTGTAHGLDDTTLASSVLLRAAAFAVDRPVPESAADRRELWGVLNVHTDMLSGTVLTWQLRPLGDDGWSRMLRERAQLGLVTHLTLHELAVAAPASWSEPGQVVSVCENPQVMQAAVRASTATPLLCLSGNPASAGTRLLRHLVTAGIPVRYHGDFDWPGVAIAGRVLQQGALPWRMAANDYLAAVAGLDGSHAVPLAGRPAPTPWDPPLAAAMSKHGLAVHEEFVLADLLADLWADDAVAR, from the coding sequence ATGACCGGGAACCCGACGGGGCTGCCGCCGAGCCTGCGCGCGTACCTGTCGATCGCGAGCCTCGACCCGGTCTGGACGGCAGCGCGGGCCCGGCTCGAACGCAACGGCCGGCAACCGACCGGGACGATCACCGCGGTGGTCGACGACGTTGCCGCCGATCACCTGTCCGGGCTGCTGGGCCGGCCGGTCGCCGCGGGCGCGACCCGGATCAAGCTTGCCGACCTCGACACCGTCCTGCGAACTTCCAAGGCCGGACGAGGAATCGTCAGCGTGCTCGAAGACCTGCAGGGCCGGCCGGTGATCGACCGGCGCGCGCTGCGCGACCAGAGCCAGATCGAATGGGCCGAGGTCTGGCAGCGGCTGGACGCCGCCCTGTATGACGCGGGCCTGGCCGGGGCGCCGTGGGCCCCGAAGTGGATCGCTGATCTGCGGCGAACCGGAATCCTGACCAGGGCCGGCGCGCACGCGGCCGGTCAGGCACTGGAGCAGGCGGTCGCCGGGCTCGCGTTGCTGCTCGTGCCGGCGTCGTCATCCGGCCGGGCCTGGGAACTCGCCGCACTCGCGAGTCAGGTCACCGGCACCGCCCACGGCCTCGACGACACCACCCTGGCCTCGTCGGTGCTGCTTCGAGCGGCGGCATTCGCGGTGGACCGTCCCGTCCCGGAGTCCGCGGCCGACCGCCGCGAGCTGTGGGGAGTGTTGAACGTCCACACCGACATGCTGTCCGGGACGGTGCTGACCTGGCAACTTCGTCCGCTCGGCGATGACGGGTGGTCCCGGATGCTTCGCGAACGGGCCCAGCTGGGGCTGGTCACCCACCTCACCCTGCATGAACTGGCCGTCGCGGCTCCGGCGTCCTGGTCCGAGCCGGGGCAGGTCGTGTCCGTCTGCGAGAACCCCCAGGTCATGCAGGCTGCGGTACGAGCGAGCACGGCAACACCGCTGCTGTGCCTCTCCGGCAACCCGGCGAGTGCGGGCACCCGGCTGTTGCGACACCTGGTCACGGCCGGGATTCCGGTCCGGTACCACGGCGACTTCGACTGGCCCGGCGTGGCGATTGCCGGTCGGGTACTTCAGCAGGGCGCCCTGCCCTGGCGGATGGCCGCGAACGACTACCTCGCGGCCGTCGCCGGCCTCGACGGCAGCCATGCGGTACCGCTCGCCGGCCGGCCGGCGCCGACACCGTGGGATCCACCTCTGGCGGCAGCGATGTCGAAGCACGGGCTGGCAGTCCACGAGGAGTTCGTGCTTGCCGATCTCCTGGCCGACCTTTGGGCAGATGACGCGGTGGCGCGCTGA